From a single Bryobacter aggregatus MPL3 genomic region:
- a CDS encoding Na+/H+ antiporter, whose translation METITIVLILMLAVVLSDSLSRALPWPIPLPLVQIGLGAVIGLMTDFRVELNPEIFFTLFLPPLLFLDGWRIPKQGLFRDQWTIIELALGLVVVTVIGLGYFIHWMIPTMPLAVAFALAAVLSPTDPVAVSAIAARVPIPKRLMHILEGESLLNDASGLVCLRFAVAAALTGVFSVQQALGTFVWLAAGGLAIGVAVTLGITKAKSLITKHFGEDAGSQILISLLIPFGAYLAAEHVHCSGILAAVAAGITMSFTELGGQAMAVTRVRRSAVWDTVQFAINGIIFVLLGEQLPGIFSKVAETSQSTNHENPWWLAVYALAINAVLALGRLLWVWLSLKWTLFRSARRGEGSNAPNWRITVAASLAGVRGTITLAGVLTLPLTMPDGSPFPVRDLAIFLAACVIILSLTGASIGLPRLLRGLQIPADDHHNAQEDLARAKSAEAAIRAVENTLHGMAGGRSDADRYIDAGTRIMDLYRYRIKAQSGTGEEREVIRQTDEIERQLRLAGLEAERDELFRLARAGEIGDDVLRQLVREVDLADAQQHS comes from the coding sequence GTGGAAACCATAACAATCGTCCTGATCCTCATGCTCGCGGTAGTCCTCAGTGATTCCCTCTCGCGCGCTTTACCCTGGCCGATTCCATTGCCGCTGGTACAGATTGGTCTCGGTGCGGTCATTGGATTGATGACCGATTTTCGAGTTGAACTGAATCCGGAAATCTTTTTCACGCTCTTCTTGCCACCTCTGCTCTTCCTGGATGGCTGGCGAATTCCCAAGCAGGGTCTGTTCCGGGACCAGTGGACGATTATCGAACTCGCGCTCGGTCTCGTGGTCGTTACGGTCATCGGCCTGGGTTACTTCATCCATTGGATGATCCCGACTATGCCGCTGGCCGTCGCTTTTGCTCTGGCCGCCGTGCTGTCTCCAACCGACCCGGTTGCCGTTTCGGCCATCGCAGCCCGCGTCCCCATTCCGAAGCGGTTGATGCACATCCTGGAGGGAGAGTCGCTATTGAACGACGCTTCCGGCCTGGTTTGCCTTCGCTTCGCGGTTGCCGCCGCGCTGACCGGCGTGTTTTCCGTGCAACAGGCTCTTGGGACCTTCGTGTGGCTGGCCGCCGGAGGCTTAGCGATTGGAGTCGCAGTCACCCTCGGCATCACAAAGGCCAAGAGTCTGATTACAAAACATTTTGGCGAAGATGCTGGCTCGCAAATTCTTATTAGCTTGCTCATCCCGTTTGGCGCCTATCTGGCAGCCGAGCATGTTCACTGCTCTGGCATTCTTGCCGCAGTTGCCGCAGGCATCACCATGAGCTTCACCGAATTGGGCGGTCAGGCGATGGCGGTCACCCGGGTACGGCGGAGTGCGGTATGGGACACCGTGCAATTTGCGATTAACGGCATTATTTTTGTTCTCCTCGGAGAACAATTACCAGGAATCTTCTCGAAAGTTGCCGAGACCAGCCAATCGACCAATCATGAGAACCCTTGGTGGCTGGCAGTCTACGCCTTAGCCATCAATGCGGTGCTGGCGCTGGGACGTCTGCTCTGGGTCTGGCTATCACTGAAGTGGACACTCTTCCGCAGCGCCCGCCGGGGCGAGGGAAGCAATGCTCCCAACTGGCGGATTACCGTCGCGGCATCGCTTGCTGGGGTACGTGGCACCATCACCCTTGCGGGGGTCTTAACACTCCCACTCACCATGCCGGATGGATCGCCGTTCCCCGTGCGCGATCTTGCGATCTTCCTTGCCGCCTGCGTCATCATTCTCTCCCTTACAGGCGCCAGTATCGGATTGCCCAGACTCTTGCGAGGTCTGCAGATTCCCGCTGACGATCATCACAACGCCCAAGAAGATCTCGCCCGTGCCAAGTCGGCGGAGGCAGCGATTCGCGCCGTCGAAAACACGTTGCATGGCATGGCAGGAGGCCGCTCTGACGCCGATCGCTATATCGATGCAGGAACCAGAATCATGGACCTTTATCGCTACCGCATCAAAGCCCAATCAGGAACCGGCGAGGAGCGAGAAGTCATCCGGCAAACCGACGAGATTGAGCGTCAACTCCGCCTCGCAGGCTTAGAAGCCGAACGGGACGAACTCTTCCGTTTGGCCCGCGCGGGTGAGATTGGTGACGACGTACTGCGGCAACTCGTACGGGAAGTAGATCTCGCCGACGCACAGCAGCATAGCTAG
- a CDS encoding DUF1592 domain-containing protein, translating into MQKTPFFQLNPHSGASFSCATLLFWGLLGPAPLAAQPAADGKKFINTYCAGCHGGKSPAGGYQVAPLLAPDSFREHPEAWTAAMKRVHNAEMPPKAAPSPGLKHREDFVSWVQNGLRAEACPSGPVAGNAPARRLSRSQYASSVRDLLNLHVDVASAFPVDGAGGEGFDNAAETLFLSPILAEKYLEAAKTALNFAAKDPRSRARFLIAKPDAGLSAEAAAKKILDEFLPRAFRRPVDVADSRFYLDLFRTAQKRGDSFEDAILYSLRAVLVSPQFLFRSELPNHGPQQRLLDDYALASRLSYFLWGSAPDSLLLALAAEGKLQDPEILKGQVARMLRNTKSFDFVQSFIEQWLRTRDLGQSFQPDAKLYPLWSDEELRGDIRYQPVLFFQEILTNNLSLLNLIDSKFTIATRKLQKLYGLNVKPPRPDVGQQPQRIELPEGTNRGGLLGMAAVLAVSSHPHRTSPVLRGKWMLEAILGTPPPPAPPNVPALEEGAAVAATSLRERLAQHRANPVCASCHSRIDPLGFALENYDVIGRYRTEEAGQPIDNSGELMDGSKFAGPAELKAVLLRKKELVMRNLTNKMLGYALGRGLTLQDSCTVDQIVAEIEKNDYSAHSLINAVVLSTPFRYQAGATLVTRKVQEERKK; encoded by the coding sequence ATGCAGAAAACGCCATTTTTCCAACTGAATCCTCATTCAGGCGCATCTTTTTCATGCGCTACGCTCCTCTTTTGGGGTCTTCTCGGGCCGGCGCCCCTGGCTGCCCAGCCGGCTGCGGACGGTAAGAAATTCATCAATACTTATTGCGCAGGTTGCCATGGAGGGAAAAGCCCGGCAGGTGGTTATCAAGTGGCTCCGCTCCTGGCTCCGGATAGTTTCCGGGAGCACCCGGAGGCGTGGACTGCCGCTATGAAGCGTGTCCACAACGCGGAAATGCCTCCGAAGGCCGCCCCCTCTCCTGGCCTGAAACACCGGGAAGATTTTGTCTCCTGGGTGCAGAACGGACTGCGAGCCGAGGCCTGTCCCTCGGGGCCGGTTGCTGGCAATGCTCCTGCCCGGCGGCTGAGCCGTTCGCAATATGCCTCCTCGGTTCGAGACCTTTTGAACTTACATGTGGATGTCGCGTCGGCATTTCCAGTCGATGGTGCTGGCGGCGAGGGTTTCGACAATGCGGCAGAGACGCTTTTCCTCTCCCCAATCCTTGCAGAAAAGTATCTGGAGGCAGCCAAGACCGCTTTGAACTTCGCCGCCAAGGACCCGCGTTCCCGCGCCAGATTCCTCATCGCCAAGCCTGATGCTGGCCTCAGCGCGGAAGCTGCTGCGAAGAAGATCCTCGACGAGTTTCTCCCGCGCGCCTTCCGGCGGCCAGTAGATGTGGCCGACTCGCGCTTTTACCTCGATTTGTTCCGCACGGCGCAGAAGCGTGGCGATTCGTTTGAAGATGCGATTCTCTACAGCTTGCGCGCAGTTCTGGTGTCGCCTCAATTCTTGTTCCGCTCCGAATTGCCCAATCACGGACCCCAGCAACGCTTGCTGGACGATTACGCCTTGGCGTCGCGTCTTTCTTATTTCCTGTGGGGTAGCGCGCCCGATAGTCTGCTGCTGGCACTTGCGGCAGAAGGCAAGCTGCAGGATCCTGAGATTCTGAAGGGGCAAGTTGCGCGCATGTTGCGCAATACGAAGTCGTTTGACTTTGTGCAGAGCTTTATCGAACAGTGGCTGCGAACGCGTGACCTCGGTCAGAGTTTTCAACCCGATGCCAAGCTCTATCCCCTTTGGAGCGACGAAGAGCTGCGCGGCGATATTCGCTACCAGCCCGTCCTTTTCTTCCAGGAAATCCTGACGAATAACTTATCGTTGCTGAATCTGATCGATTCAAAGTTCACGATCGCCACCCGGAAGCTGCAAAAGCTCTATGGTTTGAACGTCAAGCCGCCGCGTCCCGATGTCGGCCAGCAACCGCAGCGCATTGAATTGCCAGAAGGCACCAATCGGGGCGGACTTTTGGGAATGGCCGCGGTACTGGCTGTCTCCTCGCACCCCCATCGCACGAGTCCGGTGCTGCGCGGGAAGTGGATGTTGGAAGCGATACTCGGCACGCCCCCGCCCCCGGCGCCGCCTAATGTCCCGGCGCTCGAAGAGGGAGCCGCCGTGGCCGCCACGAGTTTACGGGAACGTCTGGCGCAACATCGGGCGAATCCTGTTTGTGCCAGTTGCCATAGCCGGATCGATCCACTTGGCTTTGCTTTGGAAAATTATGATGTCATCGGCCGTTACCGGACGGAAGAAGCGGGCCAGCCGATTGATAACAGCGGGGAACTGATGGATGGTAGTAAGTTCGCCGGACCAGCCGAACTGAAAGCGGTGCTGTTGCGCAAAAAAGAGCTTGTTATGCGCAATCTGACGAATAAGATGCTCGGATACGCGCTCGGCCGCGGTCTTACGTTGCAGGATTCGTGCACTGTCGATCAGATCGTTGCAGAAATAGAAAAGAACGACTACAGCGCGCATTCCCTGATCAATGCGGTCGTGCTCAGCACGCCATTCCGCTATCAGGCCGGAGCGACACTGGTCACTCGAAAAGTCCAGGAGGAGCGTAAGAAATGA